One genomic window of Mus musculus strain C57BL/6J chromosome 4, GRCm38.p6 C57BL/6J includes the following:
- the 4933430I17Rik gene encoding uncharacterized protein C9orf43 homolog isoform X2 yields MRLRSSIWSGSVLKAQESFDSMNVADESQWDEAVCTLSGCQHPQCWASLRRIERGHPRILDPSPKSPRETEDKLPTLTIVNITDTCLWTQKRVAQQQPSEFTFPKDRPSLSKPASKRQSRSPKALRDKDVTSRSPRPLKLSVLNLNEAKLPLSENVSNMVVTWVPEETEKDVSPVQKTDVSSWPGKKRRKKLRKKSKPSLYYPGRQYSRSPAAIVPPPSPEHHLEQLSPEAIPLWAQVGMLPQDLLEECILAHEKSIIGPEVKIELSKMRKSLPLERRRPESAISSKMYLTIQRLTLQRPSLRYPARLRKLCPNLKQGEGLAGHGSSDSLMQQGKAKTFPPKQEPKKKAKRNVKGQYGEETTSGHFFHDSVGLRISGQEDQQTPWEEEDIEKTSAETHVSLEEVYEFDKYYTEYYATPESAVLYETVYQNLDDDEETMVGIKASSKDRNLKNLSAMMDGIGWNPELKLLRILQATEEEDEEGHNSRAQRA; encoded by the exons CTATGAACGTGGCAGATGAGTCCCAGTGGGACGAAGCCGTTTGTACCTTGTCAGGTTGTCAGCATCCACAGTGCTGGGCATCTCTCCGACGGATTGAGAGGGGCCATCCTAGGATCCTGGACCCATCCCCCAAATCTCCCAGAGAAACTGAAG ATAAACTCCCGACACTCACCATTGTAAACATCACGGATACCTGCTTGTGGACCCAGAAGAGGGTGGCTCAGCAACAACCATCAGAATTTACCTTCCCCAAAGATCGTCCCTCATTGTCGAAGCCAGCCTCCAAACGTCAGAGCAG GTCTCCGAAGGCTTTACGTGACAAAGATGTGACTAGCCGTTCTCCTAGGCCTCTCAAA CTCTCAGTGTTGAATTTGAATGAAGCAAAACTTCCTCTCTCTGAAAATGTCAGTAACATGGTTGTGACCTGGGTTCCAGAAGAAACGGAGAAGGACGTGAG ccCAGTTCAAAAGACTGATGTTTCCAGCTGGcctgggaagaaaaggagaaagaaactgcGAAAG AAAAGCAAGCCATCTCTGTACTACCCTGGAAGGCAGTACTCGAGAAGTCCAGCGGCAATtgtacctcccccctccccagaacACCACTTGGAGCAATTAAGTCCTGAAGCCATACCACTATGGGCTCAAGTTGGCATGCTTCCCCAGGACCTGCTGGAGGAGTG CATCTTGGCACATGAGAAATCCATAATTGGCCCTGAGGTGAAGATAGAGTTGTCCAAGATGAGAAAGAGTCTTCCTCTGGAAAGGAGGCGACCTGAAAGTGCTATCTCATCTAAGATGTATCTGACTATCCAACGCCTCACCCTGCAA AGACCATCACTGCGGTATCCTGCTCGTCTGAGGAAGCTTTGCCCCAACCTGAAGCAAGGTGAGGGCCTTGCTGGGCATGGATCTTCAG ATTCCTTGATGCAGCAGGGGAAGGCGAAAACCTTTCCTCCGAAACAG GAGCCTAAGAAGAAAGCCAAGAGAAATGTCAAGGGCCAGTATG GGGAAGAAACCACGTCGGGCCATTTCTTCCATGACAGTGTAGGACTCAGAATATCAGGACAGGAAGATCAACAAACGCCGTGGGAAGAAGAGGACATAGAGAAAACATCTGCAGAGACACAT GTTTCCTTAGAAGAAGTGTATGAGTTTGACAAGTACTACACAGAATACTACGCCACTCCGGAGA GCGCTGTACTATATGAGACAGTTTACCAGAACCTTGATGATGACGAGGAGACTATGGTGGGAATCAAGGCTTCCAGCAAAGACCGTAACCTCAAGAACCTTTCTGCAATGATGGACGGCATCGGCTGGAACCCTGAGCTCAAATTGCTGAGGATTCTTCAGGCCactgaggaggaagatgaggaaggccATAATTCTAGGGCACAGA GGGCTTAG
- the 4933430I17Rik gene encoding uncharacterized protein C9orf43 homolog isoform X1, with protein MRLRSSIWSGSVLKAQESFDSMNVADESQWDEAVCTLSGCQHPQCWASLRRIERGHPRILDPSPKSPRETEDKLPTLTIVNITDTCLWTQKRVAQQQPSEFTFPKDRPSLSKPASKRQSRSPKALRDKDVTSRSPRPLKLSVLNLNEAKLPLSENVSNMVVTWVPEETEKDVSPVQKTDVSSWPGKKRRKKLRKKSKPSLYYPGRQYSRSPAAIVPPPSPEHHLEQLSPEAIPLWAQVGMLPQDLLEECILAHEKSIIGPEVKIELSKMRKSLPLERRRPESAISSKMYLTIQRLTLQRPSLRYPARLRKLCPNLKQGEGLAGHGSSDSLMQQGKAKTFPPKQEPKKKAKRNVKGQYGEETTSGHFFHDSVGLRISGQEDQQTPWEEEDIEKTSAETHVSLEEVYEFDKYYTEYYATPESAVLYETVYQNLDDDEETMVGIKASSKDRNLKNLSAMMDGIGWNPELKLLRILQATEEEDEEGHNSRAQSKTSLEA; from the exons CTATGAACGTGGCAGATGAGTCCCAGTGGGACGAAGCCGTTTGTACCTTGTCAGGTTGTCAGCATCCACAGTGCTGGGCATCTCTCCGACGGATTGAGAGGGGCCATCCTAGGATCCTGGACCCATCCCCCAAATCTCCCAGAGAAACTGAAG ATAAACTCCCGACACTCACCATTGTAAACATCACGGATACCTGCTTGTGGACCCAGAAGAGGGTGGCTCAGCAACAACCATCAGAATTTACCTTCCCCAAAGATCGTCCCTCATTGTCGAAGCCAGCCTCCAAACGTCAGAGCAG GTCTCCGAAGGCTTTACGTGACAAAGATGTGACTAGCCGTTCTCCTAGGCCTCTCAAA CTCTCAGTGTTGAATTTGAATGAAGCAAAACTTCCTCTCTCTGAAAATGTCAGTAACATGGTTGTGACCTGGGTTCCAGAAGAAACGGAGAAGGACGTGAG ccCAGTTCAAAAGACTGATGTTTCCAGCTGGcctgggaagaaaaggagaaagaaactgcGAAAG AAAAGCAAGCCATCTCTGTACTACCCTGGAAGGCAGTACTCGAGAAGTCCAGCGGCAATtgtacctcccccctccccagaacACCACTTGGAGCAATTAAGTCCTGAAGCCATACCACTATGGGCTCAAGTTGGCATGCTTCCCCAGGACCTGCTGGAGGAGTG CATCTTGGCACATGAGAAATCCATAATTGGCCCTGAGGTGAAGATAGAGTTGTCCAAGATGAGAAAGAGTCTTCCTCTGGAAAGGAGGCGACCTGAAAGTGCTATCTCATCTAAGATGTATCTGACTATCCAACGCCTCACCCTGCAA AGACCATCACTGCGGTATCCTGCTCGTCTGAGGAAGCTTTGCCCCAACCTGAAGCAAGGTGAGGGCCTTGCTGGGCATGGATCTTCAG ATTCCTTGATGCAGCAGGGGAAGGCGAAAACCTTTCCTCCGAAACAG GAGCCTAAGAAGAAAGCCAAGAGAAATGTCAAGGGCCAGTATG GGGAAGAAACCACGTCGGGCCATTTCTTCCATGACAGTGTAGGACTCAGAATATCAGGACAGGAAGATCAACAAACGCCGTGGGAAGAAGAGGACATAGAGAAAACATCTGCAGAGACACAT GTTTCCTTAGAAGAAGTGTATGAGTTTGACAAGTACTACACAGAATACTACGCCACTCCGGAGA GCGCTGTACTATATGAGACAGTTTACCAGAACCTTGATGATGACGAGGAGACTATGGTGGGAATCAAGGCTTCCAGCAAAGACCGTAACCTCAAGAACCTTTCTGCAATGATGGACGGCATCGGCTGGAACCCTGAGCTCAAATTGCTGAGGATTCTTCAGGCCactgaggaggaagatgaggaaggccATAATTCTAGGGCACAGAGTAAGACGTCTCTAGAAGCTTAG
- the 4933430I17Rik gene encoding uncharacterized protein C9orf43 homolog isoform X5, translating into MRLRSSIWSGSVLKAQESFDSMNVADESQWDEAVCTLSGCQHPQCWASLRRIERGHPRILDPSPKSPRETEDKLPTLTIVNITDTCLWTQKRVAQQQPSEFTFPKDRPSLSKPASKRQSRSPKALRDKDVTSRSPRPLKLSVLNLNEAKLPLSENVSNMVVTWVPEETEKDVSPVQKTDVSSWPGKKRRKKLRKKSKPSLYYPGRQYSRSPAAIVPPPSPEHHLEQLSPEAIPLWAQVGMLPQDLLEECILAHEKSIIGPEVKIELSKMRKSLPLERRRPESAISSKMYLTIQRLTLQRPSLRYPARLRKLCPNLKQGEGLAGHGSSDSLMQQGKAKTFPPKQEPKKKAKRNVKGQYGEETTSGHFFHDSVGLRISGQEDQQTPWEEEDIEKTSAETHALYYMRQFTRTLMMTRRLWWESRLPAKTVTSRTFLQ; encoded by the exons CTATGAACGTGGCAGATGAGTCCCAGTGGGACGAAGCCGTTTGTACCTTGTCAGGTTGTCAGCATCCACAGTGCTGGGCATCTCTCCGACGGATTGAGAGGGGCCATCCTAGGATCCTGGACCCATCCCCCAAATCTCCCAGAGAAACTGAAG ATAAACTCCCGACACTCACCATTGTAAACATCACGGATACCTGCTTGTGGACCCAGAAGAGGGTGGCTCAGCAACAACCATCAGAATTTACCTTCCCCAAAGATCGTCCCTCATTGTCGAAGCCAGCCTCCAAACGTCAGAGCAG GTCTCCGAAGGCTTTACGTGACAAAGATGTGACTAGCCGTTCTCCTAGGCCTCTCAAA CTCTCAGTGTTGAATTTGAATGAAGCAAAACTTCCTCTCTCTGAAAATGTCAGTAACATGGTTGTGACCTGGGTTCCAGAAGAAACGGAGAAGGACGTGAG ccCAGTTCAAAAGACTGATGTTTCCAGCTGGcctgggaagaaaaggagaaagaaactgcGAAAG AAAAGCAAGCCATCTCTGTACTACCCTGGAAGGCAGTACTCGAGAAGTCCAGCGGCAATtgtacctcccccctccccagaacACCACTTGGAGCAATTAAGTCCTGAAGCCATACCACTATGGGCTCAAGTTGGCATGCTTCCCCAGGACCTGCTGGAGGAGTG CATCTTGGCACATGAGAAATCCATAATTGGCCCTGAGGTGAAGATAGAGTTGTCCAAGATGAGAAAGAGTCTTCCTCTGGAAAGGAGGCGACCTGAAAGTGCTATCTCATCTAAGATGTATCTGACTATCCAACGCCTCACCCTGCAA AGACCATCACTGCGGTATCCTGCTCGTCTGAGGAAGCTTTGCCCCAACCTGAAGCAAGGTGAGGGCCTTGCTGGGCATGGATCTTCAG ATTCCTTGATGCAGCAGGGGAAGGCGAAAACCTTTCCTCCGAAACAG GAGCCTAAGAAGAAAGCCAAGAGAAATGTCAAGGGCCAGTATG GGGAAGAAACCACGTCGGGCCATTTCTTCCATGACAGTGTAGGACTCAGAATATCAGGACAGGAAGATCAACAAACGCCGTGGGAAGAAGAGGACATAGAGAAAACATCTGCAGAGACACAT GCGCTGTACTATATGAGACAGTTTACCAGAACCTTGATGATGACGAGGAGACTATGGTGGGAATCAAGGCTTCCAGCAAAGACCGTAACCTCAAGAACCTTTCTGCAATGA
- the 4933430I17Rik gene encoding uncharacterized protein C9orf43 homolog isoform X4, protein MRLRSSIWSGSVLKAQESFDSMNVADESQWDEAVCTLSGCQHPQCWASLRRIERGHPRILDPSPKSPRETEDKLPTLTIVNITDTCLWTQKRVAQQQPSEFTFPKDRPSLSKPASKRQSRSPKALRDKDVTSRSPRPLKLSVLNLNEAKLPLSENVSNMVVTWVPEETEKDVSPVQKTDVSSWPGKKRRKKLRKKSKPSLYYPGRQYSRSPAAIVPPPSPEHHLEQLSPEAIPLWAQVGMLPQDLLEECILAHEKSIIGPEVKIELSKMRKSLPLERRRPESAISSKMYLTIQRLTLQEPKKKAKRNVKGQYGEETTSGHFFHDSVGLRISGQEDQQTPWEEEDIEKTSAETHVSLEEVYEFDKYYTEYYATPESAVLYETVYQNLDDDEETMVGIKASSKDRNLKNLSAMMDGIGWNPELKLLRILQATEEEDEEGHNSRAQSKTSLEA, encoded by the exons CTATGAACGTGGCAGATGAGTCCCAGTGGGACGAAGCCGTTTGTACCTTGTCAGGTTGTCAGCATCCACAGTGCTGGGCATCTCTCCGACGGATTGAGAGGGGCCATCCTAGGATCCTGGACCCATCCCCCAAATCTCCCAGAGAAACTGAAG ATAAACTCCCGACACTCACCATTGTAAACATCACGGATACCTGCTTGTGGACCCAGAAGAGGGTGGCTCAGCAACAACCATCAGAATTTACCTTCCCCAAAGATCGTCCCTCATTGTCGAAGCCAGCCTCCAAACGTCAGAGCAG GTCTCCGAAGGCTTTACGTGACAAAGATGTGACTAGCCGTTCTCCTAGGCCTCTCAAA CTCTCAGTGTTGAATTTGAATGAAGCAAAACTTCCTCTCTCTGAAAATGTCAGTAACATGGTTGTGACCTGGGTTCCAGAAGAAACGGAGAAGGACGTGAG ccCAGTTCAAAAGACTGATGTTTCCAGCTGGcctgggaagaaaaggagaaagaaactgcGAAAG AAAAGCAAGCCATCTCTGTACTACCCTGGAAGGCAGTACTCGAGAAGTCCAGCGGCAATtgtacctcccccctccccagaacACCACTTGGAGCAATTAAGTCCTGAAGCCATACCACTATGGGCTCAAGTTGGCATGCTTCCCCAGGACCTGCTGGAGGAGTG CATCTTGGCACATGAGAAATCCATAATTGGCCCTGAGGTGAAGATAGAGTTGTCCAAGATGAGAAAGAGTCTTCCTCTGGAAAGGAGGCGACCTGAAAGTGCTATCTCATCTAAGATGTATCTGACTATCCAACGCCTCACCCTGCAA GAGCCTAAGAAGAAAGCCAAGAGAAATGTCAAGGGCCAGTATG GGGAAGAAACCACGTCGGGCCATTTCTTCCATGACAGTGTAGGACTCAGAATATCAGGACAGGAAGATCAACAAACGCCGTGGGAAGAAGAGGACATAGAGAAAACATCTGCAGAGACACAT GTTTCCTTAGAAGAAGTGTATGAGTTTGACAAGTACTACACAGAATACTACGCCACTCCGGAGA GCGCTGTACTATATGAGACAGTTTACCAGAACCTTGATGATGACGAGGAGACTATGGTGGGAATCAAGGCTTCCAGCAAAGACCGTAACCTCAAGAACCTTTCTGCAATGATGGACGGCATCGGCTGGAACCCTGAGCTCAAATTGCTGAGGATTCTTCAGGCCactgaggaggaagatgaggaaggccATAATTCTAGGGCACAGAGTAAGACGTCTCTAGAAGCTTAG
- the 4933430I17Rik gene encoding uncharacterized protein C9orf43 homolog isoform 2 (isoform 2 is encoded by transcript variant 3), whose amino-acid sequence MNVADESQWDEAVCTLSGCQHPQCWASLRRIERGHPRILDPSPKSPRETEDKLPTLTIVNITDTCLWTQKRVAQQQPSEFTFPKDRPSLSKPASKRQSRSPKALRDKDVTSRSPRPLKLSVLNLNEAKLPLSENVSNMVVTWVPEETEKDVSPVQKTDVSSWPGKKRRKKLRKKSKPSLYYPGRQYSRSPAAIVPPPSPEHHLEQLSPEAIPLWAQVGMLPQDLLEECILAHEKSIIGPEVKIELSKMRKSLPLERRRPESAISSKMYLTIQRLTLQRPSLRYPARLRKLCPNLKQDSLMQQGKAKTFPPKQEPKKKAKRNVKGQYGEETTSGHFFHDSVGLRISGQEDQQTPWEEEDIEKTSAETHVSLEEVYEFDKYYTEYYATPESAVLYETVYQNLDDDEETMVGIKASSKDRNLKNLSAMMDGIGWNPELKLLRILQATEEEDEEGHNSRAQSKTSLEA is encoded by the exons ATGAACGTGGCAGATGAGTCCCAGTGGGACGAAGCCGTTTGTACCTTGTCAGGTTGTCAGCATCCACAGTGCTGGGCATCTCTCCGACGGATTGAGAGGGGCCATCCTAGGATCCTGGACCCATCCCCCAAATCTCCCAGAGAAACTGAAG ATAAACTCCCGACACTCACCATTGTAAACATCACGGATACCTGCTTGTGGACCCAGAAGAGGGTGGCTCAGCAACAACCATCAGAATTTACCTTCCCCAAAGATCGTCCCTCATTGTCGAAGCCAGCCTCCAAACGTCAGAGCAG GTCTCCGAAGGCTTTACGTGACAAAGATGTGACTAGCCGTTCTCCTAGGCCTCTCAAA CTCTCAGTGTTGAATTTGAATGAAGCAAAACTTCCTCTCTCTGAAAATGTCAGTAACATGGTTGTGACCTGGGTTCCAGAAGAAACGGAGAAGGACGTGAG ccCAGTTCAAAAGACTGATGTTTCCAGCTGGcctgggaagaaaaggagaaagaaactgcGAAAG AAAAGCAAGCCATCTCTGTACTACCCTGGAAGGCAGTACTCGAGAAGTCCAGCGGCAATtgtacctcccccctccccagaacACCACTTGGAGCAATTAAGTCCTGAAGCCATACCACTATGGGCTCAAGTTGGCATGCTTCCCCAGGACCTGCTGGAGGAGTG CATCTTGGCACATGAGAAATCCATAATTGGCCCTGAGGTGAAGATAGAGTTGTCCAAGATGAGAAAGAGTCTTCCTCTGGAAAGGAGGCGACCTGAAAGTGCTATCTCATCTAAGATGTATCTGACTATCCAACGCCTCACCCTGCAA AGACCATCACTGCGGTATCCTGCTCGTCTGAGGAAGCTTTGCCCCAACCTGAAGCAAG ATTCCTTGATGCAGCAGGGGAAGGCGAAAACCTTTCCTCCGAAACAG GAGCCTAAGAAGAAAGCCAAGAGAAATGTCAAGGGCCAGTATG GGGAAGAAACCACGTCGGGCCATTTCTTCCATGACAGTGTAGGACTCAGAATATCAGGACAGGAAGATCAACAAACGCCGTGGGAAGAAGAGGACATAGAGAAAACATCTGCAGAGACACAT GTTTCCTTAGAAGAAGTGTATGAGTTTGACAAGTACTACACAGAATACTACGCCACTCCGGAGA GCGCTGTACTATATGAGACAGTTTACCAGAACCTTGATGATGACGAGGAGACTATGGTGGGAATCAAGGCTTCCAGCAAAGACCGTAACCTCAAGAACCTTTCTGCAATGATGGACGGCATCGGCTGGAACCCTGAGCTCAAATTGCTGAGGATTCTTCAGGCCactgaggaggaagatgaggaaggccATAATTCTAGGGCACAGAGTAAGACGTCTCTAGAAGCTTAG
- the 4933430I17Rik gene encoding uncharacterized protein C9orf43 homolog isoform 1 (isoform 1 is encoded by transcript variant 1) yields MNVADESQWDEAVCTLSGCQHPQCWASLRRIERGHPRILDPSPKSPRETEDKLPTLTIVNITDTCLWTQKRVAQQQPSEFTFPKDRPSLSKPASKRQSRSPKALRDKDVTSRSPRPLKLSVLNLNEAKLPLSENVSNMVVTWVPEETEKDVSPVQKTDVSSWPGKKRRKKLRKKSKPSLYYPGRQYSRSPAAIVPPPSPEHHLEQLSPEAIPLWAQVGMLPQDLLEECILAHEKSIIGPEVKIELSKMRKSLPLERRRPESAISSKMYLTIQRLTLQRPSLRYPARLRKLCPNLKQGEGLAGHGSSDSLMQQGKAKTFPPKQEPKKKAKRNVKGQYGEETTSGHFFHDSVGLRISGQEDQQTPWEEEDIEKTSAETHVSLEEVYEFDKYYTEYYATPESAVLYETVYQNLDDDEETMVGIKASSKDRNLKNLSAMMDGIGWNPELKLLRILQATEEEDEEGHNSRAQSKTSLEA; encoded by the exons ATGAACGTGGCAGATGAGTCCCAGTGGGACGAAGCCGTTTGTACCTTGTCAGGTTGTCAGCATCCACAGTGCTGGGCATCTCTCCGACGGATTGAGAGGGGCCATCCTAGGATCCTGGACCCATCCCCCAAATCTCCCAGAGAAACTGAAG ATAAACTCCCGACACTCACCATTGTAAACATCACGGATACCTGCTTGTGGACCCAGAAGAGGGTGGCTCAGCAACAACCATCAGAATTTACCTTCCCCAAAGATCGTCCCTCATTGTCGAAGCCAGCCTCCAAACGTCAGAGCAG GTCTCCGAAGGCTTTACGTGACAAAGATGTGACTAGCCGTTCTCCTAGGCCTCTCAAA CTCTCAGTGTTGAATTTGAATGAAGCAAAACTTCCTCTCTCTGAAAATGTCAGTAACATGGTTGTGACCTGGGTTCCAGAAGAAACGGAGAAGGACGTGAG ccCAGTTCAAAAGACTGATGTTTCCAGCTGGcctgggaagaaaaggagaaagaaactgcGAAAG AAAAGCAAGCCATCTCTGTACTACCCTGGAAGGCAGTACTCGAGAAGTCCAGCGGCAATtgtacctcccccctccccagaacACCACTTGGAGCAATTAAGTCCTGAAGCCATACCACTATGGGCTCAAGTTGGCATGCTTCCCCAGGACCTGCTGGAGGAGTG CATCTTGGCACATGAGAAATCCATAATTGGCCCTGAGGTGAAGATAGAGTTGTCCAAGATGAGAAAGAGTCTTCCTCTGGAAAGGAGGCGACCTGAAAGTGCTATCTCATCTAAGATGTATCTGACTATCCAACGCCTCACCCTGCAA AGACCATCACTGCGGTATCCTGCTCGTCTGAGGAAGCTTTGCCCCAACCTGAAGCAAGGTGAGGGCCTTGCTGGGCATGGATCTTCAG ATTCCTTGATGCAGCAGGGGAAGGCGAAAACCTTTCCTCCGAAACAG GAGCCTAAGAAGAAAGCCAAGAGAAATGTCAAGGGCCAGTATG GGGAAGAAACCACGTCGGGCCATTTCTTCCATGACAGTGTAGGACTCAGAATATCAGGACAGGAAGATCAACAAACGCCGTGGGAAGAAGAGGACATAGAGAAAACATCTGCAGAGACACAT GTTTCCTTAGAAGAAGTGTATGAGTTTGACAAGTACTACACAGAATACTACGCCACTCCGGAGA GCGCTGTACTATATGAGACAGTTTACCAGAACCTTGATGATGACGAGGAGACTATGGTGGGAATCAAGGCTTCCAGCAAAGACCGTAACCTCAAGAACCTTTCTGCAATGATGGACGGCATCGGCTGGAACCCTGAGCTCAAATTGCTGAGGATTCTTCAGGCCactgaggaggaagatgaggaaggccATAATTCTAGGGCACAGAGTAAGACGTCTCTAGAAGCTTAG
- the 4933430I17Rik gene encoding uncharacterized protein C9orf43 homolog isoform 3 (isoform 3 is encoded by transcript variant 4), producing MNVADESQWDEAVCTLSGCQHPQCWASLRRIERGHPRILDPSPKSPRETEDKLPTLTIVNITDTCLWTQKRVAQQQPSEFTFPKDRPSLSKPASKRQSRSPKALRDKDVTSRSPRPLKLSVLNLNEAKLPLSENVSNMVVTWVPEETEKDVSPVQKTDVSSWPGKKRRKKLRKKSKPSLYYPGRQYSRSPAAIVPPPSPEHHLEQLSPEAIPLWAQVGMLPQDLLEECILAHEKSIIGPEVKIELSKMRKSLPLERRRPESAISSKMYLTIQRLTLQEPKKKAKRNVKGQYGEETTSGHFFHDSVGLRISGQEDQQTPWEEEDIEKTSAETHVSLEEVYEFDKYYTEYYATPESAVLYETVYQNLDDDEETMVGIKASSKDRNLKNLSAMMDGIGWNPELKLLRILQATEEEDEEGHNSRAQSKTSLEA from the exons ATGAACGTGGCAGATGAGTCCCAGTGGGACGAAGCCGTTTGTACCTTGTCAGGTTGTCAGCATCCACAGTGCTGGGCATCTCTCCGACGGATTGAGAGGGGCCATCCTAGGATCCTGGACCCATCCCCCAAATCTCCCAGAGAAACTGAAG ATAAACTCCCGACACTCACCATTGTAAACATCACGGATACCTGCTTGTGGACCCAGAAGAGGGTGGCTCAGCAACAACCATCAGAATTTACCTTCCCCAAAGATCGTCCCTCATTGTCGAAGCCAGCCTCCAAACGTCAGAGCAG GTCTCCGAAGGCTTTACGTGACAAAGATGTGACTAGCCGTTCTCCTAGGCCTCTCAAA CTCTCAGTGTTGAATTTGAATGAAGCAAAACTTCCTCTCTCTGAAAATGTCAGTAACATGGTTGTGACCTGGGTTCCAGAAGAAACGGAGAAGGACGTGAG ccCAGTTCAAAAGACTGATGTTTCCAGCTGGcctgggaagaaaaggagaaagaaactgcGAAAG AAAAGCAAGCCATCTCTGTACTACCCTGGAAGGCAGTACTCGAGAAGTCCAGCGGCAATtgtacctcccccctccccagaacACCACTTGGAGCAATTAAGTCCTGAAGCCATACCACTATGGGCTCAAGTTGGCATGCTTCCCCAGGACCTGCTGGAGGAGTG CATCTTGGCACATGAGAAATCCATAATTGGCCCTGAGGTGAAGATAGAGTTGTCCAAGATGAGAAAGAGTCTTCCTCTGGAAAGGAGGCGACCTGAAAGTGCTATCTCATCTAAGATGTATCTGACTATCCAACGCCTCACCCTGCAA GAGCCTAAGAAGAAAGCCAAGAGAAATGTCAAGGGCCAGTATG GGGAAGAAACCACGTCGGGCCATTTCTTCCATGACAGTGTAGGACTCAGAATATCAGGACAGGAAGATCAACAAACGCCGTGGGAAGAAGAGGACATAGAGAAAACATCTGCAGAGACACAT GTTTCCTTAGAAGAAGTGTATGAGTTTGACAAGTACTACACAGAATACTACGCCACTCCGGAGA GCGCTGTACTATATGAGACAGTTTACCAGAACCTTGATGATGACGAGGAGACTATGGTGGGAATCAAGGCTTCCAGCAAAGACCGTAACCTCAAGAACCTTTCTGCAATGATGGACGGCATCGGCTGGAACCCTGAGCTCAAATTGCTGAGGATTCTTCAGGCCactgaggaggaagatgaggaaggccATAATTCTAGGGCACAGAGTAAGACGTCTCTAGAAGCTTAG